The Persephonella atlantica region TAAATTTTTTCTATCAAAGGAAGGGAAAACAAATCCTTATAAAGAATTAGTTGCTACTATTCAGGCTTTTTTAGAGTCTAAAGAAAGGGGAGATAATCATCCTATATGCAAATTCCCAGCAAGATTTCAGTTTTTAGACAGTCTGTTAAAGCTTAAAAGCAAACTAAGTTTTTTTCCTGAATGCAAAGAGCTTAACAAATTCCTGAGAGAGATAAATCCCCAAAAAATTTCTATTATTTTTTCTGATTATTACATAAACAGTCCTGCTTCTATGTATGGACATACGTTTCTCCGAATAGACCCTCCATTTAAAAGCCCTTTATTAGGATATGCTGTTAACTATGCTGCAAATGCAGATGCAAAAGAAGGATTAATGTATTACATAAAAGGTTTAACAGGGGGATATAAAGGTTTTTATTCCATATTTCCTTATTACAAAAAAATATTTGAATACGCAAACTTAGAAAGTAGAAATCTGTGGGAATACTCCCTAAATTTAAAACCAGAAGAAGTTAGATTCATCACCTTACACATATGGGAAATAAAAGACCACTACTCCTATTACTACTTTTTTGACAAAAACTGCTCATACCAGATTCTGTATCTTATAGACATCGTTCATCCTGAATATAACCTCACAGAACACTTTAACTTATGGACTATACCAGTAGACACTATCAGAGTGTTAAAAGAAAAAGGGCTAATAATCAACCTACATTTCAGGCCTTCGGCAACTACATTAATTTCTGAATTTATAAAAGGTAATCCAGATATAAACAAAAATGACATAAGTATGGCTCAAAAAATAGCCAGATTTGAGATAAACATAAAGAATTTCCTCAAGGAGAAAAGTATCAGCACAGTTAAAAAAGCTAAAATCCTTGAACTGTCTAAAAATCTTTTCCTTTATTTCTCAATAAAAGAAAAACTTCCTCAAAAAGTGTATAAAAAAAGATTACTTAAACTTTTATCGGCAAGAAGTAAAATTCCTGTCAAAATTCCTATTAAAGTAAAAAAACCTTATCCCCCAGAATATGGACACAAGCCTGCAAAAATATCATTTGAAGCAGGTTCTGAAAATGGGAAAAAATTTATCTCAACTACTGTCAGAACAGCCTACCACCAACTTGAAGATAGAGACACAGGTTTCCTGAAGGGTTCTGAGATAATGTTTCCTGCTATAACATTAAAAAACTTTCCTGACAGAAATAAAACAGTTATAGATAACATCACCTTCATTAAAATCATTTCTATATCCCCAAGAAACATAATTTTCAAACCAACATCATGGTTAGTTAATTTTTCTTACCAGAGGGACTGGATAAATAAACAGAAAAAACCTTTTATCAATTTTGAAACAGGATTTGGACTGGGATATGAAAGCCATTTCCTTTATTACATAGGAATTTCTTCAGGAGCACAGATTAATCTCTATAATTCTAAAAATTCCCGGTTGATTTCTGGGATAAAATTCATATCTATTTACTCTGGTAGAAAAATTAAACATATCTTTTCTATCTATCCAAGGCTATTATTCTATACAAATAACATAACAAAATCTGTAAAGTTTAATTACAAATCCAGCTTTTTCATTTCTCAGAATACATCAGTTACAGCATCGCTTAACTATGTAATCCTCGGTGGTAGAAATTTTTATCAGTTTGCTTTTTCAACAAATCGTTTCTTTTAAAATGTTAAAATATTTTATTAATCCTGAAAATCTGGAGGAGTTTATGGAATACGTCTATTTTGAAGGCAAAATAGTTCCTGAAGAGCAGGCAAAAATCAGCATAAAAACAAACTCCCTTCACTATGGAACAGCTATCTTTGAAGGTATAAGGGCTTACTACGACAGAGAAACAGACACAATGTGGGGTCTGTTTTTTAAGGAGCATTACGAAAGACTGTTTCAGAACATGAAAGTCCTCAACATGAAGATTGACGAAACAATAGACGACCTTATCCAGATAACAAAAGACCTGATAAAGATAAACAACATAAAGTCTGACATATACATAAGACCTCTCGTTTATTTTGCAGACCTTAAAATCAGTCCAAAGCTGATAGATTACACAGCAAAGATAACAATATACACATATCCTTTAGGAGATTATATAGATATCAACAACGGTATAAAAGCCATCGTTTCCTCATGGACGAGACTCAATGACAACATGATTCCCCCAAGGCTTAAAGTAGCAGGAGCATATGTTAATAGTGCTTTCTCAAAAACAGAGGCAATATTAGCTGGAGCTGATGAAGCTATCGTTCTGAACAAAAATGGTTACGTTTCTGAAGGCTCAGCAGAAAATATATTTATAGTTAGAAACGGCAGACTGATAACACCTCCTGTCAGTGATGACATATTAGAGGGCATCACAAGAAATGCAATAATAACCATAGCAAAAGATTTAGGATACGAAGTGCAGGAAAGGCATATATCAAGAACAGAGCTTTATGTGGCTGACGAAGTATTCTTCTGCGGAACAGGAGCACAGGTTTCACCTGTTGTGGAAATAGACCACAGAAAGATAGGGGACGGTAAACCGGGCAAAATAACAAAAGAGATACAAGCTGTATATTTTGATGCAGTAAGAGGCAGGATAGAAAAATACAGAGACTGGGTTATACCTATTGAGTGAGGGTGAATATAAGAGATTACATTGTCAGTAATTTAAAGCAAACGGTAAAAGGTATTAAACTTAATGAAGAAAGATATACTGCAGAGCAGTATGTTGTAAAAGATGCCTCACTTGAGGTTTCAGGGAAAAAGATAAAGCTCAGGCCTGTTTCCTTTAATTACACAGGAAATACCACTATTGAAGGGGAGTTGGTCAGGCAAACTGAATGTCTTCCCCACATTGCACTGAAAGATTTTTCCGGAAAAATACTTTATGTTGAACATATAGACGACCTTTCTATATTTCACCACATCATAAAGAGCAGTCCTTCTGCTGTTATAACAAACACGCCAATAAAAAAACCCCTTAACATAAAAGAGTTCCCTGTGTTCTACATTCCATCTATCTTAAACCACAGTAACGCAAAAATTAAAATGTCCGTAAAAAGAAAAAAAGTAGAATTTAAAAACTTTTTCTTTGATTTAGGTGTTGGAGCATACTTTGTTTATCTACACTTTCCATTTGACCACATATACAGCAAACCTGACAGTATTGAGTTTTACAGCTCTTTTCAGGCATTTCTCAAACTGATAAAAAAACTAATTGAAGTCAAACATCCAAGGGGATACAGAACAAGAGTATTAATCTCTGACATGCAGTTTAGCAGTTATTTAGGTTTTTTCAAACATATGGAAAAAGTAGACAAAGACAGGATTATATCTGTCTTTCATATAGAAAACTGCGGACTGGGAAACGAAAAACTGATTTTAAAAAACAGAAAAAATCTACTTGACCTGTTCCATTACGGAAAAATTAATAAGATACTTGGAGAAAACAGATTAACCTTTGAAGGAGAAAAGCTGAAGGAGTTCTCCAATATTGAAGATGTAAACATTCCTGTTATATGGCTGACATCACAGCCTAACGAAAACCTTTATCACTTGAAAAAGGAGTTTCTGAACGAGAAATTTATAGATAACTGTGTGAGCAGTCTGTTTTTTATAATAAACAGAATTTATAGGGAAAGATAATGAACATATTTCAGGCATTGATACGGTTTTTCATAGCCATTACTGTTGTTCTTGCCACTATAAATGGAAATATTGAGTACAGTGGAGCCCTTTTCTCCCTTTCAGGTATATACTTTTTATCTTATCTTCTTGTGCCTAAAAATCCCAATACAAAATACCTGTTTCTTCTTTTTGATATCCTTTTTATATCCATATCCACATACCTGACAGGATATGTACACCTTTCCCTGCTTACTGTTCCTCTGTTTGTGGAGTTTGTAAGAAATTACAGAGACACCGTTTACTTTTTAGCTCTCTCCTGTGTTCCCCTCTTTGTTTCCAGTTATGTTTCATACTTTTCAGAATTTACATTTCTGACAATAACACTGTCAGGGCTTATAGGTATCTACGGCCTTTATCACAGTCTTTCTAACATAGAAAAGCAGTTTAAAGAAGCAAAAAATGAGATGGAAAACCTGTATATAAAAAATATATCCTATCAGGAAAAGATAAACCAGCAGGACAAAATACTGAAAATACTGAAATCTCTAAATAAGATGAGAGAAGAAAAGATTCCTTTAAAGCTGTGGATTTACGACATTAACGAGATTTTAGGAACAGATGGTATTGTGTACTTTGACCTTTTAAACAGCAGATGTTACTCAACAGAGAAGGTAAAGTGTGAGAAAGATGCCCTGAAGATTATAGAAGGTGATTTTCAGTTTTACCACAATCATGACATAAACAGAATATTTAATGCTCCTTATGTGTGCGGAATAACTATTGGAAAAGGAGAAGAGATTGACGGTGTTCTGTTTTTTGTATCCAAACTAAAACCCTTGAACCCTGAAACTGTAAAAATTATCAAAGACCAGTTAGACCTTTATATGTTAGAGCTGTCAGCTGAGAAGATTTCTCAAAAGGATAGTAGCATAACTGCCAGCAGGCAGGAAGAAACTGACAGTAATTGAATCTTTTGTCTTTCCAACTATCTTGAAATCCTGTGGGAAAAATACAGCTTTTCTTAAACCATCTGTCAACACCTTAATACCTGCCACTTCCTTTCCAAAATCCTTCTCTTTTATACCAAACTTATCTATAATCTCTCTTATAATCTCTTTAAACAATTTATCATTTACAGAATACTCTCTTCCTGTATAAGGAATCTCTAAATTTTTCAGATACTCAATGTCATAAACCTCAATATAAAAGCTCAGCTTCCAGCTGTGGATAAAGTTAACCCTTTTAAAAGGATACTTACTTTCTATGTACCTCCTCAGATACTCATTCCACAAAAAAGACTGGAATGCAAAATTAAACATCAGTCTGACATTTTTGGGAAGTATCCTGATAGCCTTCTCAAAGGAAAGTCCCCTCTTTAAGCCTAAAATAAGGTCTTTTTCATAATCCTCCAAATTCCCCCTTAAGTCTCTGTAAAAAAGCTCCCAGTTTCCCCAGTGTTTCAGACTTCCCTTTATTGAAAAGTATGTTTTTAAAGCTTTTTCAACATCTCCTTTAAGCAAATAAAGAAAGATAAAATCGTTTCTTCCCTTTACACTTCCAAATCTCTGCTCACCAAAATAGTTGGCACAGCCGTATTTTTTTACAATCTCAAGATTGTGGTAAAAAATTTTCCTCTGCTCTTTATGTATATTCCTTATCTTTATGACAAATCTGTTTCCACTGTTATCCCCAAGCTGTAGTTTTTGATCAGTGAAACCTACCCTTTCCATACAAAAACCCTGCTCTCTGCCAAAATCAATACTTTCTGCTTTTAACCATTTTCCTCCCTTATTGATAAAACATAGCTTATCAGGGATGTTAACATCTGAAGGAACTGTAATATACTGGGTAGTAACGGCAAATCGGTCTTTTAAACCTGCAAAACCAATATCTGACGGCTTTATTTTGAGTAATTTAGACAAAAATCTTACAACCTGAAGGGTTGAGAGACTGCTTTTTTTCAGCAAAAAAAGCTGAAACTGACCATCTTTTCTGGGAGAAAAGGGAATAACCTCTTCAACAACAAAATCTGAAGGCTTCTGTTTTATATGTTTTTCTAAATCCATCAGTATCTGAGCCGAACTGCAAGCTCATGGAGTGATGGAACAAGGAAGTACTGGAGAAACATTATAATAAACAGAACAATCAGAGGTGCTATGTCTATACCTCCAAAATAGGTAGGAATAAACTTCCTTATTTTTCTGTAAACTGGCTCTGTAGCATTTCTGAGAAATCTTACAATAGGATTGTGGGGGTCAGGATTAACCCACGACAGAAGTGCTGATACTATAACAATCCACATATAAATGGTAAGGGCGATGTCCAGAATTCTGGCCACCGCCTCTATCAGGTTTGCAAGTATAAACATCACTCTTCTTTTTCAGGGAATTTTACAAACTCAATAATTGCCATCTGAGCATCATCCCCTTTTCTTCTCTTATCTAACTTGTATATTCTTGTGTATCCTCCGTTTACTTCTTTGAAGAGGGGAGCAATATCCTTAAACAGTTTTGTTGCTGCTTTTCTGTTATTCCTCAGTCTTGCATTGAGAAGCCTTCTTGCAGCTATTGTCTCCTTTTTTGCAAGGGTTACTAACTTTTCAACAAATGGTCTGAGGGCTTTGGCTTTTGGGAGAGTTGTTTCTATTCTTCCATGCTCAATCAGAGAAACTGCTAAATTAACAAACATCGCCTCTCTGTGTTCTTTTTTCCTGTGGAAACTCTTTGTTTTTACTCTGTGTCTCATTTATTCCTACCTCTCTTACTCTTTTTTTGTTGGAGATGGTGCAAGTTCAAGACCAAGTTCAGCAAGGGCTTCCTTTATCTCTTTCAAAGCTTTCCTTCCAATGCTTTTTGCCTCTTTCAGGTCTTCTTCTGTCATCTTCACAAGGTCACCAATGGTGTTAATTCCTAACTTTTTCAGAGTATTTGTAGCCCTTGAGGATATCTCAAGCTCTTCAATTGCAAGGGAGAGCTTATCTGCTTCTATCTTCTCTGCTATGCTTTCAGGTTCAGCCCTTTTTACAACTTCCACTTTTCTGACTGTTGGATTGAGAAGGAGCTGGAAGTGTTCTATCAGTATGTTTGTAGCTTTTGTCAGAGCTTCTTCCGGAGTGATTGAGCCGTCTGTATAAAATTCCAGTATCAGTTTGTCATAGTTTGTTTTGTCTCCAACCCTCGTTGGCTCCACTTTGAAAGTGCATTTTTTTATCGGAGAAAATGCTGTATCTATCGGTATCCATCCTATCTCTGTAGGTGGTTCCATCTCTTCCACCATTACATAACCTCTTCCCTTTTCTATCTTCAGCTCCATCCTTACTTCCACATCACCTTCAACTGTTGCTATGTGAACTTCAGGGTCAACAATCTCAATTCCCGGAGAA contains the following coding sequences:
- a CDS encoding DUF4105 domain-containing protein → MKSLKRYKKSLKAGFFACLLFIHNALSYDLETLSHNPKWLKLLHFKNGKSEIDDPKFFLSKEGKTNPYKELVATIQAFLESKERGDNHPICKFPARFQFLDSLLKLKSKLSFFPECKELNKFLREINPQKISIIFSDYYINSPASMYGHTFLRIDPPFKSPLLGYAVNYAANADAKEGLMYYIKGLTGGYKGFYSIFPYYKKIFEYANLESRNLWEYSLNLKPEEVRFITLHIWEIKDHYSYYYFFDKNCSYQILYLIDIVHPEYNLTEHFNLWTIPVDTIRVLKEKGLIINLHFRPSATTLISEFIKGNPDINKNDISMAQKIARFEINIKNFLKEKSISTVKKAKILELSKNLFLYFSIKEKLPQKVYKKRLLKLLSARSKIPVKIPIKVKKPYPPEYGHKPAKISFEAGSENGKKFISTTVRTAYHQLEDRDTGFLKGSEIMFPAITLKNFPDRNKTVIDNITFIKIISISPRNIIFKPTSWLVNFSYQRDWINKQKKPFINFETGFGLGYESHFLYYIGISSGAQINLYNSKNSRLISGIKFISIYSGRKIKHIFSIYPRLLFYTNNITKSVKFNYKSSFFISQNTSVTASLNYVILGGRNFYQFAFSTNRFF
- a CDS encoding YggT family protein — its product is MFILANLIEAVARILDIALTIYMWIVIVSALLSWVNPDPHNPIVRFLRNATEPVYRKIRKFIPTYFGGIDIAPLIVLFIIMFLQYFLVPSLHELAVRLRY
- a CDS encoding DNA-directed RNA polymerase subunit alpha, whose translation is MPFLEFIKPNKIYWDETTKTESYGKLFVEPLERGYGITLGNALRRVLLSSLESGAITAVKIQGVSHEFTTIDGVIEDVAEIILNLKQIKFKMDEGIDSDIAILEFKGPGEIKAGDIKVSPGIEIVDPEVHIATVEGDVEVRMELKIEKGRGYVMVEEMEPPTEIGWIPIDTAFSPIKKCTFKVEPTRVGDKTNYDKLILEFYTDGSITPEEALTKATNILIEHFQLLLNPTVRKVEVVKRAEPESIAEKIEADKLSLAIEELEISSRATNTLKKLGINTIGDLVKMTEEDLKEAKSIGRKALKEIKEALAELGLELAPSPTKKE
- the rplQ gene encoding 50S ribosomal protein L17, with amino-acid sequence MRHRVKTKSFHRKKEHREAMFVNLAVSLIEHGRIETTLPKAKALRPFVEKLVTLAKKETIAARRLLNARLRNNRKAATKLFKDIAPLFKEVNGGYTRIYKLDKRRKGDDAQMAIIEFVKFPEKEE
- a CDS encoding branched-chain amino acid transaminase, which gives rise to MEYVYFEGKIVPEEQAKISIKTNSLHYGTAIFEGIRAYYDRETDTMWGLFFKEHYERLFQNMKVLNMKIDETIDDLIQITKDLIKINNIKSDIYIRPLVYFADLKISPKLIDYTAKITIYTYPLGDYIDINNGIKAIVSSWTRLNDNMIPPRLKVAGAYVNSAFSKTEAILAGADEAIVLNKNGYVSEGSAENIFIVRNGRLITPPVSDDILEGITRNAIITIAKDLGYEVQERHISRTELYVADEVFFCGTGAQVSPVVEIDHRKIGDGKPGKITKEIQAVYFDAVRGRIEKYRDWVIPIE
- the truD gene encoding tRNA pseudouridine(13) synthase TruD is translated as MDLEKHIKQKPSDFVVEEVIPFSPRKDGQFQLFLLKKSSLSTLQVVRFLSKLLKIKPSDIGFAGLKDRFAVTTQYITVPSDVNIPDKLCFINKGGKWLKAESIDFGREQGFCMERVGFTDQKLQLGDNSGNRFVIKIRNIHKEQRKIFYHNLEIVKKYGCANYFGEQRFGSVKGRNDFIFLYLLKGDVEKALKTYFSIKGSLKHWGNWELFYRDLRGNLEDYEKDLILGLKRGLSFEKAIRILPKNVRLMFNFAFQSFLWNEYLRRYIESKYPFKRVNFIHSWKLSFYIEVYDIEYLKNLEIPYTGREYSVNDKLFKEIIREIIDKFGIKEKDFGKEVAGIKVLTDGLRKAVFFPQDFKIVGKTKDSITVSFFLPAGSYATILLRNLLS